Proteins co-encoded in one Halococcoides cellulosivorans genomic window:
- the pyrE gene encoding orotate phosphoribosyltransferase: MSQDLAATLRAADAVEFGEFELAHGGTSDYYVDKYRFETDPDCLSTIGQAFAAAIDTDSVDSVAGVALGAVPLVAVTSVETGLPSVIVRKSAKEYGTANRIEGSIAEGDRVVVLEDIATTGTSAREAAEALEAAGAEVVRVHVVVDREEGARETLAEAGFEMASLLTASDLLDDRSA; encoded by the coding sequence ATGAGCCAGGACCTCGCGGCGACGCTCCGCGCCGCCGACGCCGTCGAGTTCGGTGAGTTCGAACTCGCTCACGGCGGCACGAGCGATTACTACGTCGACAAGTACCGCTTCGAGACCGATCCCGACTGCCTCTCGACGATCGGACAGGCGTTCGCCGCCGCGATCGACACCGACAGCGTCGATAGCGTCGCAGGCGTCGCGCTCGGGGCGGTCCCGCTGGTCGCCGTCACGAGCGTCGAGACCGGCCTGCCCTCGGTGATCGTCCGCAAGTCCGCCAAAGAGTACGGCACGGCCAATCGGATCGAGGGGTCGATCGCAGAGGGTGATCGCGTGGTCGTCCTCGAAGACATCGCGACGACGGGCACGAGCGCCCGGGAAGCCGCCGAGGCGCTCGAAGCGGCGGGCGCCGAGGTCGTGCGCGTCCACGTCGTCGTCGACCGCGAGGAGGGCGCCCGCGAGACGCTTGCCGAGGCGGGGTTCGAGATGGCGAGTCTGCTCACTGCGAGCGACCTGCTGGACGATCGGTCCGCGTGA
- a CDS encoding cation-translocating P-type ATPase gives MERAWHAATSEETLDALSTSHEGLSSDEAGDRRDRYGPNTIGEGDVISPVWIFLHQFSSPLIYILIGAFGVTIAIGHYADAIVIALVLVINAVIGFVQEYRAENAMAALATLVSPKARVRRAGRVSKIDSAELVPGDVVLLESGDIVPADLRLLNTTELRLNTAILTGESAPVSRATAPVDPETSVVDRQNMAYMGTTVSSGRGVGVVVEIGEDSQIGTIAGQVRATERAPTPLQTRMHRFGNRISVAVLGLAVVLIAIGLWQAIPLADVFLLAVATAVSAIPEGLPVVMTVALAVSVRRMAGRNAIIRRLPAVETLGSCSVIVSDKTGTITENRMAVQRLWTADGVVDVGAAEDPDGAFHQRDGPVSIESGSPVYDTLLAATLANEATIDERDDGSFEPVGDPTETALLVVGRKAGLDQDELLEDAPQIGHLPFESDHRYTASAHLVEGAPVTYVKGAPERVVTMCETIETVDGPEPIEEHDVLAHADDLAGDGLRVIGMARGDGDLTSGEPEGLTFLGFAGIIDPPREGVPEAIDACYRAGIDVKMVTGDHAATAKAVSEQVGIASERVLTGDEVAALSDAELTDRLRTTAVFARIAPAQKHRIVTLLQADDEIVAVTGDGVNDAPALKAAHIGAAMGITGTDVAKEASEMILTDDNFATIYAAVEEGRTVFSNIRKATTFLLATGVALVLAILAAFGLAVGGVIPRDGAGLFPLLLVPAQALWLNVVNNGIQDVALGFEPGEREQFERPPYRPDAGILSRQLLERTIVVGIWLAVLALAVFWYEFTLGMTLGYAQTAALTTMVVSMALFLGTCRSESRSVFEKSPFSNPLLVGGTIAALAVHGIAIHAGPTQLLLGVEPIALDTWTRILVITPTVLVVAELHKHWRSD, from the coding sequence ATGGAGAGAGCGTGGCACGCAGCAACCAGCGAGGAGACACTCGACGCTCTCTCGACGAGTCACGAGGGATTGAGCAGTGACGAAGCGGGGGATCGCCGCGACCGATACGGACCGAACACCATCGGAGAGGGCGACGTCATCAGTCCAGTCTGGATTTTCCTCCATCAGTTCTCGAGTCCCCTCATCTACATCTTGATCGGGGCTTTCGGGGTCACGATCGCGATCGGCCATTACGCCGACGCGATCGTCATCGCACTCGTCCTCGTGATCAACGCCGTCATCGGGTTCGTCCAGGAATACCGCGCAGAAAACGCGATGGCAGCACTCGCGACACTCGTGTCTCCGAAAGCACGAGTCCGTAGAGCGGGGCGCGTGTCCAAAATCGACAGTGCGGAGCTGGTGCCCGGCGATGTCGTGTTGCTCGAATCCGGCGACATCGTCCCGGCAGACCTCAGATTACTGAACACGACCGAGTTACGACTCAACACCGCGATCTTGACCGGAGAGTCCGCACCCGTCTCCCGTGCGACGGCCCCTGTCGACCCCGAGACGAGCGTCGTCGATCGGCAGAATATGGCGTACATGGGGACCACCGTGTCCTCGGGCCGGGGCGTCGGTGTCGTGGTCGAGATTGGTGAGGACAGTCAGATCGGGACGATCGCCGGGCAGGTCAGAGCGACCGAGCGCGCACCGACGCCGCTCCAGACACGGATGCACCGATTCGGCAACCGGATCAGCGTCGCCGTCCTCGGCCTCGCGGTCGTCTTGATCGCCATCGGGCTCTGGCAGGCGATCCCACTCGCGGACGTCTTCTTGCTCGCGGTCGCCACCGCGGTCTCTGCGATACCCGAGGGGTTGCCGGTCGTCATGACGGTCGCACTCGCCGTTAGCGTTCGCCGGATGGCCGGGCGGAACGCGATCATCCGGCGGCTTCCCGCCGTCGAGACGCTGGGTTCGTGCAGCGTGATCGTCTCCGACAAGACCGGGACGATCACCGAGAACCGCATGGCGGTCCAACGGCTGTGGACCGCCGACGGCGTCGTCGACGTGGGTGCCGCCGAGGATCCGGACGGCGCTTTTCACCAGCGCGACGGACCCGTATCGATCGAGTCCGGATCACCGGTGTACGACACCTTACTCGCTGCGACGCTGGCGAACGAAGCGACGATCGACGAACGCGACGACGGGTCGTTCGAACCGGTGGGTGACCCCACGGAAACCGCCCTTCTGGTGGTTGGCAGGAAAGCGGGTCTGGATCAGGACGAACTCCTGGAAGACGCCCCACAGATCGGTCATCTCCCCTTCGAATCTGATCACCGATACACAGCGTCCGCACATCTCGTCGAAGGCGCCCCCGTCACATACGTCAAGGGGGCTCCCGAGCGCGTCGTCACGATGTGTGAGACCATCGAGACGGTCGACGGGCCCGAACCAATCGAAGAGCACGACGTCCTTGCGCACGCCGACGACCTCGCCGGCGACGGCCTCCGCGTCATCGGGATGGCTCGTGGCGACGGCGACCTGACGAGCGGCGAGCCAGAGGGGTTGACGTTTCTCGGGTTCGCGGGGATCATCGACCCGCCACGCGAGGGCGTTCCCGAAGCGATCGACGCGTGCTATCGCGCTGGAATCGACGTCAAGATGGTCACCGGCGACCACGCAGCCACGGCGAAAGCCGTCTCCGAACAGGTCGGCATCGCGTCCGAACGTGTTCTCACTGGTGACGAAGTGGCCGCCCTCTCCGATGCGGAACTGACCGATCGTCTCAGGACGACGGCCGTCTTCGCTCGCATCGCTCCGGCACAGAAACACCGGATCGTCACGCTTCTACAGGCCGACGACGAGATCGTGGCCGTCACGGGCGATGGCGTCAACGACGCGCCGGCGCTGAAGGCCGCTCATATCGGGGCGGCGATGGGGATCACCGGCACGGACGTCGCGAAAGAAGCGAGTGAGATGATCCTCACCGACGACAACTTCGCGACGATCTACGCCGCCGTCGAGGAAGGTCGCACCGTCTTCTCGAACATCCGGAAGGCGACGACGTTCCTCCTCGCGACCGGGGTCGCGCTCGTGCTCGCGATCCTCGCCGCGTTCGGCCTCGCCGTCGGTGGTGTCATCCCGCGGGACGGGGCGGGCCTCTTTCCGCTATTGCTCGTCCCCGCACAGGCGCTGTGGTTGAACGTCGTCAACAACGGCATCCAGGACGTCGCGCTGGGGTTCGAACCCGGCGAGCGCGAACAGTTCGAACGCCCACCGTACCGCCCCGACGCGGGGATACTGTCGCGCCAACTCCTCGAACGGACGATCGTCGTCGGCATCTGGCTCGCCGTCCTCGCACTCGCGGTCTTCTGGTACGAGTTCACGCTCGGGATGACGCTCGGCTACGCCCAGACGGCAGCGCTGACCACGATGGTCGTTTCGATGGCGCTGTTTCTCGGGACCTGTCGGTCCGAATCCCGATCTGTGTTCGAGAAGAGCCCGTTTTCGAATCCGCTCCTCGTCGGCGGGACGATCGCGGCACTCGCTGTCCACGGTATCGCTATTCACGCTGGCCCAACGCAACTCCTACTCGGGGTCGAACCGATCGCTCTCGACACCTGGACCCGTATCCTCGTCATCACACCGACCGTCTTGGTCGTCGCAGAACTGCACAAACACTGGCGATCGGACTGA
- a CDS encoding tyrosine-type recombinase/integrase translates to MTPELETKATRSYLDDLSVQGRSDRTIDAYRRVLADYEAFLDRRHSAPDEATYRDCLRWVDSIRSDHAESTVATYASYLHRFYAYMTSIGAFDDNPMSMVVEEMSESIDSDPTRRDLSIEDIRALVARIDHPLEVAVVMTLLKTGIRAGELCNLDQRDLVLADDPRDVTVRGQLESREAALYIDSQPSRGATTNGERRDESNKRQRDTIIPVDDELSGVLRRWLAIRPDPRTAARPLFTRTGSGWGTRLRIETVHRIVTDHAAAMGWYRDGASAGENVTPHYFRHFFTTYLRDRTGDRGIVQYLRGDVAQDVLDTYTHNWGQRVREVYLDAIYALD, encoded by the coding sequence ATGACGCCTGAGTTGGAGACCAAGGCGACACGATCGTACCTCGACGACCTCTCGGTGCAGGGCCGCAGCGATCGGACGATCGACGCGTATCGACGGGTGCTGGCGGACTACGAGGCGTTTCTGGATCGCCGGCACTCGGCCCCCGACGAGGCGACCTATCGTGACTGTCTGCGCTGGGTCGACTCGATCCGGTCCGATCACGCCGAGAGCACGGTCGCCACCTACGCCTCGTATCTCCACCGGTTTTACGCCTACATGACCTCGATCGGCGCATTCGACGACAACCCGATGTCGATGGTCGTCGAGGAGATGAGCGAATCGATCGATAGCGATCCCACACGCCGCGATCTCTCGATCGAGGACATCCGGGCACTGGTCGCCCGGATCGACCATCCCCTGGAGGTCGCCGTCGTGATGACGTTGCTCAAGACGGGGATTCGCGCCGGAGAGCTGTGCAACCTCGATCAGCGCGACCTGGTCCTCGCGGACGACCCGCGCGATGTCACGGTCCGTGGCCAACTCGAATCCCGCGAGGCGGCCCTGTACATCGATTCTCAGCCGTCTCGGGGAGCCACGACCAACGGCGAACGCCGCGACGAGTCCAACAAGCGCCAGCGAGACACGATCATTCCCGTCGACGACGAACTAAGCGGTGTCCTCCGGCGCTGGCTGGCGATCCGGCCAGACCCGCGAACGGCGGCCCGCCCGCTCTTTACGCGGACTGGATCGGGCTGGGGCACCCGCCTCCGTATCGAGACGGTCCACCGCATCGTGACCGATCACGCCGCTGCGATGGGGTGGTATCGCGACGGGGCGTCGGCGGGCGAGAACGTCACGCCACACTATTTCAGACACTTCTTCACGACGTATCTCCGGGATCGCACGGGTGATCGTGGGATCGTCCAGTATCTCCGGGGCGACGTCGCCCAGGACGTCCTCGACACTTACACGCACAACTGGGGCCAGCGGGTGCGTGAAGTGTATCTCGACGCGATCTATGCACTCGATTGA
- the uvrA gene encoding excinuclease ABC subunit UvrA, producing the protein MSDDVIEVRGAEQHNLQDVDLTIPREELTVVTGLSGSGKSSLAFETIYAEGQRRYIESLSAYARNFLGQMDKPNVESVEGLSPAISIDQKNAANNPRSTVGTVTELHDYLRLLYARAGTPYCPECGREVGEQSASTMVDRILSLPEGTRAKIAAPVVRDQEGAFEDLFDELVGEGYSRVEVDGETVDLTVDRPALDENLAHSIDVIVDRITVDPAARARITDSVETALEESDGLCRVILPDAPDLDFAGTRSRSTGDLADDDERLIVDFSEELACTHCGIDFSEIETRSFSFNSPHGACPECEGLGETKEVTDDLVVTDPEQPLKHVFEPWSYDRTYYSRQLDNVAAHFGVDLDTPFADLDESIRRQFLYGTDDLVHFEWTTRNGTREKTERFEGVIPNLERRYVETDSEGTREHIEEYMATTTCPACEGTRLKPESRSVLVAGTSIDEIGEMSIGEARAHFEDLEAELDERERTIAAEILKEIRARLGFMTEVGLEYLTLDREASTLSGGESQRIRLATQIGSGLVGVLYVLDEPSIGLHRRDNERLLNTLEELRDLGNTLLVVEHDTATIRRADRVVDMGPGPGRRGGRVVANGSIEEVIDTDESITGDYLAGRRTIDVPDERRDPDGTLTIRGARQHNLGDLDVEIPLGTFTAITGVSGSGKSTLMHDILYKGLVRRMNDTDVNPGDHDAIDGIENIETVRLIDQSPIGRTPRSNPATYTNVFDHVRELFAETDLANRRGYDKGRFSFNVSGGRCEACGGQGTVTIDMNFLSDVEVLCEECDGRRYNDATLDVTFREKTIADVLDMEVSEALDFFDSHPGIRRRLQLLEDVGLGYMRLGQPSTTLSGGEAQRIKLAEELGKRDTGETLYLLDEPTTGLHPEDERRLVDVLHRLVDDGNTVVVIEHELDLVKNADRVIDLGPEGGVDGGDLVAHGTPEAVARTEASHTGRYLRELLPRVDLDGPAADDRAAPPAADD; encoded by the coding sequence ATGAGTGATGACGTCATCGAAGTTCGCGGTGCCGAGCAACACAACCTCCAGGACGTGGATCTGACGATCCCGCGTGAGGAACTCACCGTGGTCACAGGGCTCTCGGGGTCCGGGAAGTCCTCGCTCGCGTTCGAGACCATCTACGCCGAGGGCCAGCGCCGCTACATCGAGTCGCTGTCGGCGTACGCCCGGAACTTCCTCGGCCAGATGGACAAACCGAACGTCGAGTCGGTCGAGGGGCTCTCCCCGGCGATCAGCATCGATCAGAAAAACGCCGCGAACAACCCCCGATCGACCGTGGGGACCGTCACCGAACTGCACGACTATCTCCGACTCCTCTATGCGCGCGCCGGCACGCCCTACTGTCCGGAGTGTGGCCGCGAGGTCGGCGAGCAGTCGGCCTCGACGATGGTGGATCGCATCCTCTCGCTGCCGGAGGGGACGCGCGCGAAGATCGCCGCGCCGGTCGTCCGCGACCAAGAGGGTGCGTTCGAAGACCTGTTCGACGAGTTGGTCGGTGAGGGGTACTCCCGGGTGGAGGTCGACGGCGAGACGGTCGATCTGACGGTCGATCGGCCCGCCCTGGACGAGAATCTCGCCCACTCGATCGACGTGATCGTCGACCGGATCACGGTCGACCCCGCGGCCAGAGCGCGGATCACCGACTCCGTCGAGACCGCTCTGGAGGAGAGCGACGGGCTCTGTCGTGTGATCCTCCCCGACGCGCCGGACCTGGACTTCGCGGGCACCCGGTCGCGTTCGACGGGCGACCTCGCGGACGACGACGAGCGGTTGATCGTCGATTTCTCCGAGGAGTTGGCGTGTACGCACTGCGGGATCGACTTCAGCGAGATCGAGACCCGATCGTTCTCGTTCAATTCGCCGCACGGGGCCTGTCCGGAGTGTGAGGGACTGGGCGAGACCAAAGAAGTCACCGACGACCTCGTCGTCACCGATCCCGAACAGCCGCTCAAACACGTCTTCGAGCCGTGGAGTTACGATCGAACGTACTACAGTCGACAGCTCGACAACGTCGCCGCGCACTTCGGGGTCGATCTCGACACGCCGTTCGCGGACCTCGACGAGTCGATTCGCCGGCAGTTTCTCTACGGGACGGACGATCTGGTCCACTTCGAGTGGACGACCCGGAACGGAACCCGCGAGAAGACCGAACGCTTCGAGGGCGTGATCCCCAATCTCGAACGCCGGTACGTCGAGACCGACAGCGAGGGCACCCGCGAGCACATCGAGGAGTACATGGCCACGACAACGTGCCCGGCGTGTGAGGGCACGCGGCTCAAACCCGAATCCCGGTCCGTGCTCGTCGCCGGCACGTCGATCGACGAGATCGGCGAGATGTCGATCGGCGAGGCCCGCGCGCATTTCGAGGATCTGGAGGCCGAACTGGACGAGCGCGAGCGGACCATCGCCGCGGAGATCCTCAAGGAGATTCGCGCTCGGTTGGGCTTCATGACCGAGGTCGGCCTGGAGTATCTCACGCTCGATCGTGAGGCCTCGACGCTGTCGGGCGGGGAGAGCCAGCGGATCCGCCTGGCGACCCAGATCGGGTCCGGCCTCGTGGGCGTGCTCTACGTTCTCGACGAGCCCTCGATCGGGCTTCACCGCCGGGACAACGAGCGCCTGTTGAACACGCTCGAAGAACTGCGCGACCTGGGGAACACCCTGCTCGTCGTCGAACACGACACTGCGACGATCCGCCGGGCCGACCGTGTCGTCGACATGGGGCCCGGCCCGGGTCGGCGCGGCGGGCGCGTCGTCGCGAACGGATCGATCGAGGAGGTGATCGACACCGACGAGTCGATCACGGGCGACTATCTCGCGGGGCGGCGGACGATCGACGTTCCCGACGAGCGTCGCGATCCCGATGGGACGCTCACGATCCGGGGCGCGCGCCAGCACAACCTCGGGGACCTCGACGTCGAGATTCCGCTCGGGACGTTCACCGCGATCACGGGTGTCTCGGGGTCGGGCAAGTCGACGTTGATGCACGACATTCTCTACAAGGGGCTCGTCCGGCGGATGAACGACACCGACGTGAACCCGGGTGACCACGACGCCATCGACGGCATCGAGAACATCGAGACCGTCCGGCTGATCGATCAGTCCCCGATCGGGCGGACGCCGCGATCGAACCCCGCGACCTACACCAACGTCTTCGATCACGTCCGCGAGTTGTTCGCGGAGACCGACCTCGCGAACCGGCGGGGCTACGACAAGGGTCGATTTTCCTTCAACGTCTCGGGCGGGCGGTGTGAGGCCTGCGGCGGGCAGGGCACCGTCACTATCGACATGAACTTTCTCTCGGACGTGGAGGTGCTCTGCGAAGAGTGTGACGGGCGGCGATACAACGATGCGACCCTCGACGTCACCTTTCGCGAGAAGACGATCGCGGACGTCCTCGACATGGAGGTCAGCGAGGCGCTCGACTTCTTCGACTCGCACCCGGGCATTCGACGGCGTCTCCAACTCCTGGAGGACGTGGGCCTGGGCTACATGCGCCTGGGTCAGCCGTCGACGACGCTCTCGGGCGGGGAGGCCCAGCGGATCAAACTGGCAGAGGAACTCGGCAAGCGCGACACGGGTGAGACGCTCTATCTGCTCGACGAACCGACGACCGGCCTCCACCCCGAGGACGAGCGCAGACTCGTCGACGTGCTCCACCGCCTGGTCGACGACGGCAATACGGTGGTCGTGATCGAGCACGAACTCGATCTGGTGAAAAACGCGGATCGCGTGATCGACCTCGGCCCGGAGGGCGGTGTCGACGGCGGTGACCTCGTCGCGCACGGCACGCCCGAAGCGGTCGCGCGCACGGAGGCGTCTCACACCGGGCGGTACCTGCGCGAGTTGCTCCCTCGGGTCGACCTCGACGGGCCCGCGGCGGACGATCGCGCAGCACCGCCGGCCGCCGACGACTGA
- a CDS encoding ATP-binding protein, with the protein MSGAVAVIEFVLTAHAYNETPSMDPDDLPPAHRAVYWDGGEIERPLTPSVEGAREATGVEQPWETVAELMFTDYDDFNDVLSLTDAEMADEWLLERIRADDLRANPVLARRYEAEFDAIDYEEVRDQARPARADRVWIDTLLEEYFDEEETEEMLDLVDIRAPEEVDIRMEHLVLTEDQEDEINKLVQAIEHRDYLARIGLREIGKLLFVGPPGTGKTSVARALAHELDLPFVEVKLSMITSQYLGETAKNVEKTFEVAKRLSPCILFMDEFDFVAKTRSSDEHAAIKRAVNTLLKSIDEVSLIQDEVLLIGATNHPDQLDAAAWRRFDEIVNFPKPDPSMRSDILRIVTRDMEIDDFDPDALANVTEGLTGSDLRLVLREAVLEALTEDRTTLTQDDLEDAVANFEERDNLKNLDMIEGDHDALVAGGTPGEHDHDHDH; encoded by the coding sequence ATGAGCGGAGCCGTTGCGGTCATCGAATTCGTACTCACCGCCCACGCGTACAACGAGACCCCGAGTATGGACCCGGACGACCTCCCCCCGGCCCACCGTGCGGTCTACTGGGACGGCGGCGAGATCGAACGTCCGCTGACCCCGAGCGTCGAGGGCGCTCGCGAGGCGACCGGCGTCGAACAGCCCTGGGAGACCGTCGCAGAGCTGATGTTTACCGACTACGACGACTTCAACGACGTGCTCTCCCTGACCGACGCCGAGATGGCCGACGAGTGGCTTCTCGAACGCATCAGGGCCGACGACCTCCGAGCGAATCCGGTCCTCGCACGTCGGTACGAAGCGGAGTTCGACGCGATCGACTACGAGGAGGTCCGCGATCAGGCGCGCCCGGCCCGGGCCGACCGCGTCTGGATCGATACGCTTCTCGAAGAGTACTTCGACGAGGAAGAAACCGAGGAGATGCTCGATCTGGTGGACATCCGCGCGCCCGAAGAGGTCGATATCCGGATGGAGCATCTCGTCCTCACCGAAGACCAGGAAGACGAGATCAACAAGTTGGTCCAGGCGATCGAACATCGCGATTACCTCGCTCGCATCGGGTTGCGCGAGATCGGGAAACTCCTCTTCGTCGGCCCGCCGGGCACCGGGAAGACCTCGGTCGCCCGCGCGCTCGCCCACGAACTCGACCTCCCCTTCGTCGAAGTGAAGCTGTCGATGATCACCTCCCAGTATCTCGGTGAGACGGCCAAAAACGTCGAGAAGACCTTCGAGGTCGCCAAGCGCCTCTCGCCGTGTATCCTCTTCATGGACGAGTTCGACTTCGTCGCGAAGACCCGCTCCAGCGACGAACACGCCGCGATCAAACGAGCCGTGAACACCCTCCTCAAATCTATCGACGAGGTGAGCCTGATTCAAGATGAGGTCCTCCTGATCGGCGCGACCAACCATCCCGACCAGTTGGACGCTGCGGCCTGGCGGCGCTTCGACGAGATCGTCAACTTCCCCAAGCCCGACCCCTCGATGCGCTCCGATATCCTCCGGATCGTCACGCGCGATATGGAGATCGACGACTTCGATCCGGACGCGCTGGCGAACGTCACCGAGGGACTGACCGGGAGCGACCTGCGACTCGTGCTCAGAGAGGCCGTCCTCGAAGCGCTCACCGAGGATCGGACCACACTCACACAGGACGACCTCGAAGACGCCGTCGCGAACTTCGAAGAGCGTGACAACTTGAAGAACCTCGATATGATCGAGGGCGATCACGACGCGCTCGTCGCCGGCGGGACGCCGGGCGAGCACGACCACGACCACGATCACTGA
- a CDS encoding DUF5805 domain-containing protein yields the protein MSDADSVVKTYMPEAQKDEWRDHADELDMSLSEFVRTMVQAGRRGFLDDVGSTAKNDGLDERVLAALSEEPRSWDELRDHLVTSVEDDLEATLTRLQDDSRVRYSGRDGGYTIVDDA from the coding sequence ATGAGTGACGCGGACAGCGTGGTGAAGACGTACATGCCCGAAGCGCAGAAAGACGAGTGGCGCGACCACGCCGACGAACTGGACATGAGTCTCAGTGAGTTCGTCCGGACGATGGTCCAGGCCGGGCGGCGTGGCTTTCTCGACGACGTGGGGTCGACAGCCAAGAACGATGGCCTCGACGAACGGGTTCTCGCGGCGCTCTCGGAGGAGCCACGGTCCTGGGACGAACTGCGAGACCACCTCGTTACCAGCGTCGAAGACGACCTCGAAGCGACGCTGACACGGCTTCAGGACGACAGTCGTGTGCGATACAGCGGCCGGGACGGAGGGTACACGATCGTCGATGACGCCTGA
- a CDS encoding glutaredoxin family protein: MSEIELYELPGCPYCAKVKRKLDDLDLEYEIHQVPASHSEREAVEAVSGQTGVPVLVDEAHDVEGMPESADIVAYLDETYGDGAA, from the coding sequence ATGAGCGAGATCGAACTGTACGAACTGCCGGGCTGTCCCTACTGTGCGAAAGTCAAGCGGAAACTCGACGACCTCGATCTGGAGTACGAGATCCACCAGGTCCCCGCCAGTCACAGCGAGCGCGAGGCCGTCGAGGCCGTCTCCGGGCAGACGGGCGTGCCCGTCCTCGTCGACGAGGCCCACGACGTCGAGGGCATGCCCGAGAGCGCCGATATCGTCGCGTACCTCGACGAAACCTACGGCGACGGGGCGGCTTGA
- the glmM gene encoding phosphoglucosamine mutase: MEVFGSSGTRGVVNESVTPASVMELATAVGAHWHAAGADRIAIGHDTRTSGPALASVVAGTLASAGLDVDRLGVLPTPAVQAYAATESIPAMMITASHNPPAHNGIKLVGSDGLELQIDALEAIETRLESGATTNADWDALGEIRTVETARDRYVERVVDAVDRERIASADLTVVIDPGHGAGSVTSPAIFRELGCTVRTINAQPDGRFPGRNPEPVPENLADLRAAVASSDADLGIAHDGDADRAIFVDETGTQIEGDAALAALADAELGAGDSVVTAVSTSRRLGQVADAAGASVEYTPIGSTHIVSRIADLESDGRSVPIAGEGNGGILFPAYGAIRDGAYTAARFCELIADAPASQVVAPYSGSYIVRENVHYDSEAERTAMLDAIERVATESGATVDRTDGFRLEYDDGWVLARPSGTEPLVRIYAEADTADRATDLVSEFEAAIRDARDAV; the protein is encoded by the coding sequence ATGGAAGTGTTCGGGTCCAGTGGGACGCGCGGGGTCGTCAACGAAAGCGTGACGCCCGCTTCGGTCATGGAACTGGCGACTGCGGTCGGGGCGCACTGGCACGCGGCCGGTGCCGACCGGATCGCCATCGGCCACGACACCCGAACGAGCGGGCCGGCGCTGGCGAGCGTGGTGGCGGGGACGCTCGCGAGTGCGGGCCTCGACGTCGACCGTCTGGGCGTCCTCCCCACCCCGGCGGTCCAGGCGTACGCCGCGACCGAATCGATCCCGGCGATGATGATCACGGCCTCGCACAACCCGCCCGCACACAACGGTATCAAGCTCGTCGGCTCCGACGGCCTCGAACTCCAGATCGACGCTCTCGAAGCGATCGAGACGCGACTCGAATCTGGCGCGACGACCAACGCCGACTGGGACGCACTCGGGGAGATCCGAACCGTCGAGACCGCCCGCGACCGATACGTCGAGCGGGTCGTCGACGCCGTGGACCGTGAGCGCATCGCGAGTGCGGACCTGACAGTCGTGATCGACCCCGGCCACGGCGCTGGATCGGTAACGAGCCCCGCTATTTTCCGCGAGTTGGGCTGTACGGTCCGGACGATCAACGCCCAGCCTGACGGTCGATTCCCCGGCCGGAACCCCGAACCCGTCCCCGAGAACCTGGCCGATCTTCGCGCGGCGGTCGCGAGTTCGGACGCCGACCTGGGCATCGCTCACGACGGCGACGCCGATCGCGCCATCTTCGTGGACGAGACGGGCACACAGATCGAGGGCGATGCCGCGCTCGCGGCGCTCGCCGACGCCGAACTCGGCGCGGGCGACAGTGTCGTCACCGCGGTGAGCACGTCCCGCCGACTCGGCCAGGTCGCCGACGCCGCGGGTGCGAGCGTCGAGTACACCCCGATCGGGTCGACTCACATCGTCTCCCGGATCGCCGACCTCGAATCCGACGGTCGATCTGTCCCGATCGCGGGCGAGGGCAACGGCGGCATCCTCTTTCCAGCCTACGGTGCGATCCGGGACGGCGCGTACACCGCGGCGCGGTTCTGCGAGTTGATCGCAGACGCGCCCGCGAGTCAGGTCGTCGCGCCCTATTCGGGGAGCTACATCGTCAGAGAGAACGTCCACTACGACTCCGAGGCCGAGCGCACAGCGATGCTCGACGCGATCGAACGCGTCGCCACCGAATCGGGCGCGACCGTCGATCGGACCGACGGGTTCCGCCTGGAGTACGACGACGGGTGGGTGCTCGCCCGCCCGAGCGGGACCGAACCGCTGGTTCGAATCTACGCCGAGGCCGACACCGCCGACCGCGCGACCGATCTGGTGAGCGAGTTCGAGGCGGCGATCCGTGACGCCCGCGACGCCGTCTGA